Part of the Paludisphaera borealis genome, ATATCGACGCCGGGTCGCCGAAAGCCCCGGATTGCAGACGCGGGCCGAGGGCGATTCCCAACCCCGCAAACTGACCGGCCATGCGGCTGTGTTCGGTGAGTGGTACGTTATCTGTGAATCGCCGACGATGGTGATCCGCGAGGTTATCCGGCCTGGCGCCTTCAGTAACGCGATCAACGAAAAACAGGATGTCCGCTGCCTCGTGGACCACTGCCCGTCTCAGATTCTCGGCCGAACCCGCGCCGGAACCCTGACGCTGTCCGAGGACGCGCAGGGGCTTTTCTTTGAATGCACGCCGCCCGATACGCAGGTGGCCCGCGACGTGACGACCAACATCGACGCCGGCAACGTTTCCCAGTGCTCGTTCGCATTCGTCCCCCGCGACGGCGGCGAGACGGTCACCCAGCGAACCGAGAACGGCGTGACCACGGTCGAGTACGAGGTGACCGACGTCGACCTGTACGACGTCAGCGTCGTCACTTATCCGGCCTACGAATCGACAGACGTCGAAGTCCGCTCGAAAGAGCTGGCCAAGTACGTCAAGGACGAGTGGCTGAAGCAGCGCCGCAACGAACTGGACCGCCTCGCCGCCGTCGCCGCCAAGTAACGACTCCCGTCCGCCGATCGACACGCCCGCCTCATCGACCGCACGCCGGTCAATCCCGCCTCCACATCTGCTCCCCTTCCGCCTCTTCACATCCCAGTGAGTCACAAGATGAATCTGACCGAAATGCGCACTCGCGCCAACGCCGCTCTTGCGCGCGCCCGTGATCTGGAGAGCCGGATCGCTTCGGCCGACGAGCCGACCGCCGAAGATCGCGCCTCCCTTGATACCGCCATCGCCGAAGCCACCGGCCTATTCAACCAGGTCCAGGAAGACGAAGCCCGCTCGGCCCGCGTCCGCGAGCTTCAGGCCCGCGCCAGCGCCCCCGGCGAGCGAGTCGGCCAGCCGTTGCTTCCCCATAACGACCGGTCCAATACGCGGGGCGATGCGCACCAGTACAGCCTCCTGCGTGCCATTCGCGGCGAACTGGCGATGCGTGAGGGACACGGCTCCTTCGACGGCATCGAGCGGGAAACCCACGACACGCTGGCCTCGCTTCGGGGCAAGGCTCCGACCGGCATTCTCATTCCGTGGGACGCTCCCCTTAACCAGCGGGTCGGCCTCTCCGGCGTTCAGTACCGGGCCGACCTGACCACCTCCACCGGCGCGGGCGCGA contains:
- a CDS encoding HK97 family phage prohead protease; translation: MSFKYRRRVAESPGLQTRAEGDSQPRKLTGHAAVFGEWYVICESPTMVIREVIRPGAFSNAINEKQDVRCLVDHCPSQILGRTRAGTLTLSEDAQGLFFECTPPDTQVARDVTTNIDAGNVSQCSFAFVPRDGGETVTQRTENGVTTVEYEVTDVDLYDVSVVTYPAYESTDVEVRSKELAKYVKDEWLKQRRNELDRLAAVAAK